The Calothrix sp. PCC 7507 DNA segment ATCAAAATCTTCTTGCTTTACAGATTTTTCTCGTTTTGATTCTATTTCTGGATAACGCGGCTCAATTTGCAGCACTCGATCGCCACAAATTTTCCGAATTTTGTCAGCTAATCCCATTTGAGGTGTTTGCAAGTTGATAATTACCTTCAGATAGCCTGGGTGATTACGTTGTGGTTCTAGTTTTTCCTCGTAATCACTCAATTCACATTCGACTATCTTCAAAGGTTTTTGACAGGGGATAGATATAAACTCCGGTTTTTTGGCGGGAGAACCAACTTCAACATCGATCAAATAAAATCCTTTTTCTTCCTCAGCTTCGCCAAAGTCTACTTGAATCAAAGAACCGGAATAGTAAGTAGGAGCCGCAACTTGAATTTGTTGAGGTTTATGGATGTGTCCGAGAGCAATATACTGAGCTTCTGCCGGTAGGCTTTGTCCAGCCAAGGCGTAGGTTTCTTTGGTGTGATGACGAGCTTCAGAATTGGCTAATCTAGCACCATCGATAGTGAGGTGAGCCATGACGATGTTAACACTGTCATCTTGGAAGCCACTGGCTAAATTTTTGAGCAAGTAGTCTACTCTGTCTCTGTAGTGCTGTATTTGCTGCAACTCATCCATTGTCCAAAGATTTTCGACTGTCAACAGCCGCCGTTCGGAAGCAAAAGGCATTGCAGCCACACGTAGTTTACCGTTGGGCGTTTCTAGGGTAATCAAACCTCCTTGCTTGACGCGACGAGGTTTCCCTAATATCTGCACACCAGCTAAAGACAAGAGATTAGCTATGCCATCAAAGCGAGAAGCAGAATCATGATTACCTGCGATCGCAATTGCCGGAATTTTGGCATTTCGCAACCCCTCAAAAAACTGATACGCAACTCGTTCAGCATCAGATGGCGGATTCGGAGTTTCAAAAATATCGCCTGCGATTAACACCGCATCAACTTCTAATTCTTTAGCTTGTCGTAAAAGTTCATTCAGAGTAAATTCAATTTCCGGGGTACGATCCTTGCCTTTGAGGTGTCGCCCCAAATGCCAGTCAGCAGTATGAATTAAACGCATCAATTCCTCCTAAAAACGGTCAATATCAGCTTCGATGCTGGCAATTTCTGCTTGGCTTAAAAACACTTCTTCTTTGCGAGTAGCGTAAGCGGGGAAGGGAAAGTTAACTAAAATTGGGGCGGGGACTTCTGGCTGATGCACAAACATTGTCCCGGATTTCAGAAATAAAGCTCGCTTGCGGCAAGAACCGGTTAGAAAGTTGTATTCTGGGCGTTCTGCTTCGGCTGAATCTAACCTACCCACAACCCGGATAGCCGCTTGTCCCACAACCCGCCGTTCAACTTCTGAGGCGGTTTGCTGTGCGCCAATTAAGATAATTCCTAATGAGCGTCCCCGTTCTGCAATGTCCACCAGTAAATCTTTAATGGGGCTACGTCCATCACGGGGCGCGTATTTGTTCAATTCATCCAAAACAATAAAAACAACGGGTTCCCTTCCCTGTTTTTCTTTTTGAAAAAATAGCTTTTGTAATAAAACACCCACAACAAATTTTTGAGCGCGGGCGCTGAGTTTGTGGATATCAGTTACAGTCAGTTGAGCATCTGAAGCTAGGGGATTGAGTTGGTATTTAGCAACTTCATCTGGTGATAAATCCCCGCGAATTAAATGATTAACTTCACTACTGATAC contains these protein-coding regions:
- a CDS encoding exonuclease SbcCD subunit D, whose translation is MRLIHTADWHLGRHLKGKDRTPEIEFTLNELLRQAKELEVDAVLIAGDIFETPNPPSDAERVAYQFFEGLRNAKIPAIAIAGNHDSASRFDGIANLLSLAGVQILGKPRRVKQGGLITLETPNGKLRVAAMPFASERRLLTVENLWTMDELQQIQHYRDRVDYLLKNLASGFQDDSVNIVMAHLTIDGARLANSEARHHTKETYALAGQSLPAEAQYIALGHIHKPQQIQVAAPTYYSGSLIQVDFGEAEEEKGFYLIDVEVGSPAKKPEFISIPCQKPLKIVECELSDYEEKLEPQRNHPGYLKVIINLQTPQMGLADKIRKICGDRVLQIEPRYPEIESKREKSVKQEDFDPVEEFKRYFQEELNTTPAPAVVAKFEELYKEIKETQNATT